From the Candidatus Methylomirabilota bacterium genome, the window CGGCGGGGACTGGCCGTCTTCGCCGTCTCGGCCATCGACACCGCGGCCTGGGACATCGCCGCCAAGGCCCTCGGCGTGCCGCTCTGGCGACTGCTCGGCGGCTCCCCGGCGCCGGTGGACACGTACGCCAGCGAGGGTCTCTGGCTCACCGACGATCTCGGAAAGCTGGCCGCCGAGGCGGCCGAGCTGGTCGGCCAGGGATTCCGGGCCGTCAAGATGCGGCTCGGGCGCGCCCGCGAGGCGGACGACGTCGCAGCGGCCCGGGCCGTGCGGGACACGATCGGCCCCGAGGTTCGGCTGATGGCCGACGCCAACCAGGGGTGGGACGTCCACTATGCGCTCCGGATGGGTCGGCGGCTGGAGGACGCCGGCATCGATCTGACCTGGTTCGAGGAGCCCATCCCGCACGACGACGTGCCCGGCCAGGCTCGCCTGGCCGCCGAGCTCCGGACGCCGCTGGCCACCGGCGAGAACGCCTACGCCCCCTTCGGCTTCCGCGAGCTGATCGAAGCCCGGGCGGTCGACGTCATGATGCCGGACCTCGAGCGGATCGGGGGCGTGACCGGCTGGCTCCGGACGGCGGCGCTGGCGGACGCCTGGCGCTTGCCGCTCGCCTCCCACCTGTTCCCGGAGCAGAGCTGCCACCTGATGGCGGCCAGTCCCACCGCCTACTACCTCGAGCACATGCCCTGGGCGCAAGCGCTCCTGGTCGAGAAGCTCCGGCTCGTCGACGGGCGAGTCCCGCTGCCGAACACGCCGGGGCTCGGCCTGGTCTGGGACAAAGACGCGGTCAAGCGCTGGACGGTCCCGCCGTGACGCGCTCTCCGCGGAGCTCCGGTCAGCGGAGCGGTCCAAGCCCCTTCTCATCATCTGGGAGTGTGTCGGAGGAACCCGGCACCGACCACCGAGGGCGTGGTGCATCGAGGAGCGCTCCGAGCGGCGGCTTCGCCACCGCCACGACGGGGGGGTATCGGGGGGTCTTCCGAGACCCCCCCGAAATGACCTAGACTCCGAGGACCGAGTAGCCCCCGTCCACCGGGATGGCGGTCCCCGTGATGAAGTCCGACGCGGGGCTGGCCAGGAAGACGGCGATCCCGGCGTGGTCGTCGGGCGTGCCCCAGCGGCCGGCGGGCGTGCGGGCGAGCACCCGCTCGTGGAGGCCGGCGACTTGCTCGCGAGCCTTCCGGGTGAGGTCGGTGTCGATCCAGCCGGGTAGCACCGCGTTGACCTGAACGTTGTCCTTGGCCCACGCCGTCGCCAGCGCCTTGGTCAGCTGGACGATCCCGCCCTTGCTGGCGGCGTACGGAGCGGTGAAGGGCGCCCCGAAGATCGACATCATCGAGCCGATGTTGATGATCTTGCCCCCGCCTTCCCGCACCATCGCCGGATAGGCCGCCTGGCAGCACAGGAAGGCGCTGGTCAAGTTGGTCTCCAGCACCGTGTGCCACTCCTCGAGCGCGTATTCCTGCGGCTGCTTCCGGATGTTCGTGCCGGCATTGTTGACCAGGATGTCGAGCCGCCGGAACTGGTCGAGCGTCTTCTGAACCATGTCCCGGCACGACTCCTGACTGGCGACGTCGACCTTCACCATCGCGGCCTGCAACCCGGCCGCCTTCAGCTCTTTCACCGCCTCGCTGCTCTTTCCGACGTTGCGTGCCGCCAGCACGACCGACGCGCCGGCCTGGGCCAGCCCCCGCGCCATGCCCAGGCCGATGCCCCCGTTGCCGCCGGTGACGATAGCCACGCGCCCGGAGAGGTCGAAGAGCTTCATCGCCGCGTTCCTCCTCTGGTCATTGCACGCGCAGGCGAGGATCGAGGGTGTCCCGCAGGCCGTCGCCGAGCAGGTTCAGGCTGAGGCCGGCCAGCGTCAGGGTGATCCCCGGGAAGAGGCTCACCCAGAACGCCTCGCGGATCACGTTCTTGCCGCTAGCGATCACGTTGCCCCACGAGGGGACGTAGGGAGGCACGCCGACGCCCAGGAAGCCCAGGATCGCCTCGGCCAGGACGGCATAGGCGAAGATGAAGGTCCCCTGGACCAGGATCGGCCCCACGCAGTTCGGCAGGATGTGGCGGAAGGCGATGACGAGGTCCCGGCGGCCGAGCGCCCGGGCCGCCTGAACGTAGTCCAGCTCCCGGATCGAGAGCACGGTGCTGCGGATCAGGATCGCCGTCCGCGGCATGTAGACGACCGACAGGGCGAAGATCACATTCCACTCACCGGGCCCCCGAGCCGCCATCAGGGCGATGGCCAGCAGGATCGCCGGGAACGCCATGAGCCCGTCCATGACCCGCATGATGAAAAGGTCGAGCTGGCGGTAGAATCCGGCCACCAGCCCGATGACGATCCCGCCGATCGTGGTGAACAGCATCGTCAGGCCGCCGATCCGGAGCGAAGTTCGGGCGCCGTGGAGCACCAGGCTGTAGAGGTCGCGGCCGAACTCGTCGGTGCCGAGGTAGTTTTGCGCGCTGGGGGGCCTGAGACGGTTGGCGGGATAGAGGCGTGTCGGGTTGTGGGTCGAGAGGACCCCGGCGAACACCGCGGCCAGCAGCAGGATCAGGAACATCGACGCGCCCAGCAGCACGTTCCGGTTGCGGAGGAGCCGGCGGTACCAGGTGATCCGGGCGGCGGGCGCCCCCCAGACCGCCGCCTCGCGCGGCTCGCTCAGGACCTTCTCGACCGTTGCTTCCACCATGCTCAGTCGTAGCGGATGCGGGGATCGATGAATCCGTAGACCAGGTCGACGGCGAGGTTGATCAGGACGTAGGCCGCCGCCGTCACCAGCACCACGCCCTGCACGACCGGATAGTCGCGGCGGAGGATGGCCGAGATGATGAGACGCCCGAGCCCCGGAATGTTGAAGACGATCTCCGTCACGACCGCACCACCGATCAGGATCGCCATCGTGATCCCGATGACCGCCACCACGGGGACGAGGGCGTTCCGGAACGCGTGGATGTAGACCACGACCCGCTGGGACAGTCCCTTGGCTCGCGCGGTGCGGATGTAGTCCTGCTGCAGGACCTCCAGCATGCAGGACCGGCTGATGCGCGCGATCAGCGCCGACTGATTGAAGCCCAGCGAGACCGCCGGCAGGACCATGTAGCGCAGCGCCGCCCACGGATTTTCGAGGACCGACGCATAGCCGGCGGCCGGCAGCCAGCCGAGCCGGACGGCGAACAGGTAGATGAAGTTGAGGCTCAGCCAGAACCCCGGGATGCAGACGCCGAGGAGCGCCCCCAGCATCAGGACCCGATCCCAGGCCGAGCCGGGGTAGGCGGCCGCGATGATGCCGGACGGCACCCCGATCGCCACGGCCACGAACAGGGAGGTGAGCGTCAGCACGATGGTCGGCTCGGCCCGCTCCCACAGCGCGGTCGTGACCGGCCGGTCCAGGAAGTACGAGCGCCCGAGGTCGCCCTTCAGGATCCGGGTGTAGAAGAGGACGAGCTGCTCGTAGAGCGGGCGGTCGAGCCCCATGGCCTTCCGGGTCTCCTCGATCTGCGAGGTCGTCGCGTCCGGGCCCAGCATGACGCTCACCGGGTCCCCGGGGATCAGGTGGATGATGAAGAAGACGGTGGTGACGACCACCGCCATCACGGGGATCAGCGCCAGCAGCCGACGGACCAGGTAGGTCGTCACGGCGAGAGCCGGGGGCCGCCCGCCGGCGGGCGGCCCCCGGAATCGGGACTCCGGGTCAGTCCGGGATCACTCGATCGACACGTTGTAGAACCGGATCCGCTCGGTCTTCTCGTTGAAGCCCTTGAGCTTCTTGGACGCTGCCCGCAGGCCGAAGAGATCGCCGTAGCGGATCACGGGCACCTTCTCGTAGAAGACCTTGTGCATCTGCTCCCACAGGGCGAAGCGCTTCTTGTAGTCCGTCTCGCGGATCATCTCGGTCTTGATCCGCTGGATCTCCTCGTCGCACGTCCAGCCCGGCCAGCTGCAGGAAAGGACGTTCGAGTTGGTGGGGTCGTACTGCGGTCCGATGCCGGTGGTGAAGGCGTCGTACTCCTTCGGGTTGTTGCGGCGCTTCACCAGGGTCGCCCAGTCGACCACCTGCAGGTCGATGGTGAATCCGGCGTCCTCGAGCTGCTGCTTGGTGAGCAGGGCGAAGTCGTACATCCATTTGTACTCCTGCGTCGTCATGAAGCGGATCGGCTCACCCTTGTAGCCGCCCTCCTGCAGGAGCTTCTTGGCCTTCTCCTTGTTGTGCTCGTTCCACGGCAGCCCGGACATGGTCACGTGCCAGGACGCGATCTCCCGGTGGATGAGGTTGTAGTCCATCCGGTAGAACTCCGACCGGCCGCCGGCCACGTTCTTCATGATCGGCTCCATGTCGAGCGCCGCCTGCCAGGCCTGGCGAAGCTTCTGGTTGGTCATCAGCCCTTCCTTCTTGTTCAGGACCGCGACCAGCCAGTAGTACATCTTGGCGATGATCGGGCGGGCGGTGGCGCTCTTCTGGAGCCGGTCGAAGGCATCGGCGTTCAGGTCGTCGGCGAAGTCCAGCTCGCCGGTTTCCATCTGGGCCACCCGGGTGGCCACGTCCGGCACCGGGATCCAGTCGATCTGGTCCACGTAGGCGATCTTGGCTCCGCCGTAGCCGCTGGGCTTCTCGCTCCGCGGCTTGTAGTCGTCGAAGCGCGCCATTCGGATGTACCGGTCGGGCTTCCATTCGACCAGCTTGAAGGGGCCGGTGCCGACGTACTCGGTCACCTTGTCCTGGGGCTTGAATTTCTCGGCGATCTCCTTCGGGTAGATCGCCGCGAAGTTGTTGGCCACCCCCAGGTTGATCGTCACGATGGCCACCTTCTCCTTGAGCTTCATCTCGATCGTGTACTTGTCCGCCGCCCGGAGGTCGGTCACGTAGCCGAAGAGGTCCTTCCCGTAGATCGACTGCTGGCTCCAGCGCTTGAGCGAGGCGACCACGTCGTCGCTGGTCATCTCCTTGCCGTTGTGGAACTTGATCCCCCGCCGGAGCTTGAAGGTGTAGGTCAGGCCGTCCCTGGACACCGCGGGCAGGCTCTCGGCGAGCATCGGCATCGGCTTGTTGTCGTCGTCCAGGGTGTACAGCCCCTCGTAGATGTGGTTGGTCAGGGTTTCGGTGATGCTGGCCGTCGTCCAGTGGGCATCGAGGGTCGGCGGCTCGCCCAGGTTGCCGACCCGGACGACCCCGCCCTTCTTCTGGGCGTCGGCGTCGACGGCGGCGCCCACGACGACCAGGGCGATCGTCGCCAGCGTGGCCAGGATGGTTCGCAGCAAGGTCCTATGCCCCATGCAGCACCTCCGGAGATCTCGGGGTCGAAGCTATCGCCCGCACCTGCGGGCGATCAATCGGCGGTGCTCCATCCTCGGGCCAGAGCGGGACTCCCGTCAAGAGCCTACCCGGGCCGGCCGCCCCCGCCCGCGTCGGCGCGCGCCGTCGCTACTTGTCGAGCCAGACGTTGTGGAAGCGCGGCCGCTCTGTCTTCTCGTCGAAGCCCTTGAGCTTCTTCGAGGCCGCCCGCAGGCCGTGGAGATCGCCATAGCGGATGGACGGGACCTTGTCGTAGAAGACCCGGTGCATCTCGGTCCAGAGCGCGTACCGCTTCTTGGGATCGGTCTCCCGCGCCAGGTCGGCGTTGAGCCGCTGGATGTCCTCGTCGCACGTCCAGCCCGGCCATGTGCAGGACAGGATGGTGAAGGCGGTCGGCTCGAAGATGTTGCCGGTCCCCGTCGTGAAGGCGTCGTACTCCTTGGGGTTGTTCCGGCGCTTCACCAGGGTGGCCCAGTCCACCACCTGAAGGTCGATGGTGAATCCGGCGTCTTCCAGCTGCTGCTTCGTCACCAGGGCGAAGTCGTACATCCACTTGTACTCCTGGGTCGCCAAGAAGCGGATCGGCTCACCCTTGTAGCCGGCCTCCTTCAGCAGCCGCTGGGCCTTCGCCTTGTTCCGCTCGTTCCAGGGCAGCCCGTCCAGCTTGACGTACCAGGGCGTGTTCTCCACGAAGGCCAGGCTCGAGTCCATCCGGTAGAACTCGGAACGGCCGCCGGCCACGGCCTTCATGATCGGCTCGATGTCGATGGCCGCCTGCCAGGCCTGCCGGAGCTTCTGGTTCGTCATCAGGCCCTCTTTCTTGTTGAGGACCGCGACGAGCCAGTAATACGGCTTGGCCACGATCGGGCGGGCGTTGGCGCTCCGCGTGAGCCGATCGTAGGCGTCGATGTTCAGGTCGTCGGCGAAGTCGAGCTCCCCGGTCTCGATCTGGGCCACCCGGGTGGCGACGTCGGGCACCGGGATCCAGCGGATCTCGTCCACGTAGGCCACCTTGGCCCCGCCGTACCCGCTGGCCCGCTCGCCGCGCGACTTGTAGTCGTCGAAGCGCACCATCCGGATGTACTGGTCGGGCTTCCATTCCGCCAGCTTGAACGGCCCGGTTCCGATGAACTCGGTCGCCTTCTCGGCCGGCTTGAACTTCTCGGCGACCTCCTTCGGGTAGATGGCGGCGAAGTTGTTCGGAGCGGCCAGGGCGACCAGGACCGCGGCGTACTTCTGCTTGAGGCGCATCTCGACCGTGGCGCGGTCGGCCGCCCGGAGATCGGCGACCACCGCGAAGAGGGCGCGGCCGTACTGCGACTGCTGGCCCCACCGGCGCAGCGAGGCCACCACGTCCTCGCTGGTCATCTCCTTGCCGTTATGGAACTTGATTCCCTGGCGCAGCTTGAAGGTGTAGATCAGGCCGTCCGGCGACACCGCCGGCATCCCCTCGGCCAGCATGGGGATCGGCCGATAGCCCTCGTCGAGCGCGTAGAGGCTCTCGTAGAGGTGGTTCGTCAGCACCTCGGTGAGGGTCGCCGTCGTCCAGTGAGCGTCGAGCGTGGGTGGCTCGCCCAGGTTGCCGATCCGGACGACGCCGCCCCGCTTCTGGGCCTCGGCGGCGGAGACCGCGACGAACACGAGAATCAGCGCGACGATCCAGCGGTGCTTCATCGGACCCCCCTCAGCCTG encodes:
- a CDS encoding ABC transporter permease, producing the protein MVEATVEKVLSEPREAAVWGAPAARITWYRRLLRNRNVLLGASMFLILLLAAVFAGVLSTHNPTRLYPANRLRPPSAQNYLGTDEFGRDLYSLVLHGARTSLRIGGLTMLFTTIGGIVIGLVAGFYRQLDLFIMRVMDGLMAFPAILLAIALMAARGPGEWNVIFALSVVYMPRTAILIRSTVLSIRELDYVQAARALGRRDLVIAFRHILPNCVGPILVQGTFIFAYAVLAEAILGFLGVGVPPYVPSWGNVIASGKNVIREAFWVSLFPGITLTLAGLSLNLLGDGLRDTLDPRLRVQ
- a CDS encoding ABC transporter substrate-binding protein gives rise to the protein MKHRWIVALILVFVAVSAAEAQKRGGVVRIGNLGEPPTLDAHWTTATLTEVLTNHLYESLYALDEGYRPIPMLAEGMPAVSPDGLIYTFKLRQGIKFHNGKEMTSEDVVASLRRWGQQSQYGRALFAVVADLRAADRATVEMRLKQKYAAVLVALAAPNNFAAIYPKEVAEKFKPAEKATEFIGTGPFKLAEWKPDQYIRMVRFDDYKSRGERASGYGGAKVAYVDEIRWIPVPDVATRVAQIETGELDFADDLNIDAYDRLTRSANARPIVAKPYYWLVAVLNKKEGLMTNQKLRQAWQAAIDIEPIMKAVAGGRSEFYRMDSSLAFVENTPWYVKLDGLPWNERNKAKAQRLLKEAGYKGEPIRFLATQEYKWMYDFALVTKQQLEDAGFTIDLQVVDWATLVKRRNNPKEYDAFTTGTGNIFEPTAFTILSCTWPGWTCDEDIQRLNADLARETDPKKRYALWTEMHRVFYDKVPSIRYGDLHGLRAASKKLKGFDEKTERPRFHNVWLDK
- a CDS encoding ABC transporter substrate-binding protein, whose amino-acid sequence is MGHRTLLRTILATLATIALVVVGAAVDADAQKKGGVVRVGNLGEPPTLDAHWTTASITETLTNHIYEGLYTLDDDNKPMPMLAESLPAVSRDGLTYTFKLRRGIKFHNGKEMTSDDVVASLKRWSQQSIYGKDLFGYVTDLRAADKYTIEMKLKEKVAIVTINLGVANNFAAIYPKEIAEKFKPQDKVTEYVGTGPFKLVEWKPDRYIRMARFDDYKPRSEKPSGYGGAKIAYVDQIDWIPVPDVATRVAQMETGELDFADDLNADAFDRLQKSATARPIIAKMYYWLVAVLNKKEGLMTNQKLRQAWQAALDMEPIMKNVAGGRSEFYRMDYNLIHREIASWHVTMSGLPWNEHNKEKAKKLLQEGGYKGEPIRFMTTQEYKWMYDFALLTKQQLEDAGFTIDLQVVDWATLVKRRNNPKEYDAFTTGIGPQYDPTNSNVLSCSWPGWTCDEEIQRIKTEMIRETDYKKRFALWEQMHKVFYEKVPVIRYGDLFGLRAASKKLKGFNEKTERIRFYNVSIE
- a CDS encoding glucose 1-dehydrogenase — protein: MKLFDLSGRVAIVTGGNGGIGLGMARGLAQAGASVVLAARNVGKSSEAVKELKAAGLQAAMVKVDVASQESCRDMVQKTLDQFRRLDILVNNAGTNIRKQPQEYALEEWHTVLETNLTSAFLCCQAAYPAMVREGGGKIINIGSMMSIFGAPFTAPYAASKGGIVQLTKALATAWAKDNVQVNAVLPGWIDTDLTRKAREQVAGLHERVLARTPAGRWGTPDDHAGIAVFLASPASDFITGTAIPVDGGYSVLGV
- a CDS encoding mandelate racemase/muconate lactonizing enzyme family protein; translation: MKITGIRTTLVDVPMPRPIVSRIRVSDVMTHLLVDLETDEGLTGQTYLVTFGRDWGRAVIELLRGLEDHVRGLDPRESAPLYRKMWQVSSMAGRRGLAVFAVSAIDTAAWDIAAKALGVPLWRLLGGSPAPVDTYASEGLWLTDDLGKLAAEAAELVGQGFRAVKMRLGRAREADDVAAARAVRDTIGPEVRLMADANQGWDVHYALRMGRRLEDAGIDLTWFEEPIPHDDVPGQARLAAELRTPLATGENAYAPFGFRELIEARAVDVMMPDLERIGGVTGWLRTAALADAWRLPLASHLFPEQSCHLMAASPTAYYLEHMPWAQALLVEKLRLVDGRVPLPNTPGLGLVWDKDAVKRWTVPP
- a CDS encoding ABC transporter permease, encoding MTTYLVRRLLALIPVMAVVVTTVFFIIHLIPGDPVSVMLGPDATTSQIEETRKAMGLDRPLYEQLVLFYTRILKGDLGRSYFLDRPVTTALWERAEPTIVLTLTSLFVAVAIGVPSGIIAAAYPGSAWDRVLMLGALLGVCIPGFWLSLNFIYLFAVRLGWLPAAGYASVLENPWAALRYMVLPAVSLGFNQSALIARISRSCMLEVLQQDYIRTARAKGLSQRVVVYIHAFRNALVPVVAVIGITMAILIGGAVVTEIVFNIPGLGRLIISAILRRDYPVVQGVVLVTAAAYVLINLAVDLVYGFIDPRIRYD